In the Sus scrofa isolate TJ Tabasco breed Duroc chromosome 7, Sscrofa11.1, whole genome shotgun sequence genome, one interval contains:
- the LOC100512477 gene encoding olfactory receptor 4F3/4F16/4F29-like, whose translation MEGANQSVVSEFVFLGITNSWEIQLLLLVFSSMFYMASMMGNSLIMLTVTSDPHLHSPMYFLLANLSFIDMGVSSVTSPKMIYDLFRKCKVISFTGCIAQIFFIHVIGGVEMVLLIAMAFDRYVAICKPLHYLTIMSPRLCISFLVAAWMTGLIHSMVQLAFVVNLPFCGPNVLDSFYCDLPQFIKLACIDADQLEFMVMANSGFISVGSFFILIISYIVIILTVKKQSSLRSSKALSTLSAHITVVILFFGPLIFVYTWPSLSTPLDKFLAIFDAVLTPFLNSVIYTFRNQEMKVAMRRVCRQLMSYRKIS comes from the coding sequence ATGGAAGGAGCAAATCAGTCTGTGGTGTCAGAGTTTGTGTTCCTGGGAATCACCAATTCATGGGAGATCCAACTTCTCCTCTTGGTGTTCTCTTCCATGTTTTACATGGCAAGCATGATGGGAAACTCCCTCATTATGCTCACTGTGACTTCTGACCCTCACTTACACTCCCCCATGTACTTTCTGTTGGCCAACCTCTCCTTCATTGACATGGGAGTTTCTTCTGTCACTTCTCCCAAGATGATTTATGACCTTTTCAGGAAATGTAAAGTCATCTCCTTCACTGGCTGCATTGCTCAAATCTTCTTCATCCATGTCATTGGTGGTGTGGAGATGGTGCTGCTTATAGCCATGGCCTTTGACAGATATGTTGCCATTTGTAAACCTCTCCATTATCTGACCATCATGAGCCCAAGATTATGTATCTCCTTTTTAGTGGCTGCCTGGATGACTGGCCTTATCCACTCCATGGTTCAACTGGCTTTTGTGGTAAACTTACCCTTCTGTGGGCCTAATGTGTTGGACAGCTTTTACTGTGACCTTCCTCAGTTCATCAAACTTGCCTGCATAGACGCAGATCAACTAGAGTTCATGGTCATGGCCAACAGTGGATTCATCTCTGTTGGCTCCTTCTTCATTCTGATCATTTCCTATATAGTCATCATTCTCACTGTTAAGAAACAGTCTTCACTGCGTTCATCCAAGGCTCTGTCCACACTGTCAGCTCACATCACTGTGGTCATCTTATTCTTTGGTCCTCTGATATTTGTCTATACATGGCCATCTCTCTCCACACCCCTGGATAAGTTTCTGGCCATCTTTGATGCAGTTCTCACTCCTTTCCTGAATTCTGTTATTTACACATTCAGGAATCAAGAAATGAAGGTGGCAATGAGGAGAGTATGCAGGCAGCTGATGAGTTATAGGAAGATCTCTTAA